Proteins from a single region of Pseudomonas quebecensis:
- the rapZ gene encoding RNase adapter RapZ — protein sequence MRLIIVSGRSGSGKSTALNVLEDSGFYCIDNLPAGLLPELAERALIHTELAQPLVAVSIDARNLPSHLSRFPELLEEVRAKHIHCDVLYLDADEETLLKRFSETRRRHPLSSPHRSLAEAIEDETKLLGPIIDLADLKINTTSLNLYQLRDAIKLRLLNQPEPGTAFLVESFGFKRGMPVDADLVFDVRCLPNPYWKPELRDQSGLDQPVIDYLAAQPDVQDMFQDISSYLLKWLPRFAASNRAYVTIAIGCTGGHHRSVYLTERLGQVLQQTLKNVQVRHRDLS from the coding sequence ATGCGTTTGATCATCGTCAGCGGCCGCTCCGGCTCGGGTAAGAGCACCGCCCTCAATGTGCTTGAGGACAGCGGTTTCTACTGCATTGATAACCTGCCTGCGGGCCTGCTGCCCGAATTGGCGGAGCGCGCGCTGATTCACACCGAGCTGGCGCAGCCGCTGGTGGCCGTATCGATTGATGCCCGCAATCTGCCCAGCCACCTTTCACGGTTCCCGGAACTGTTGGAAGAAGTGCGGGCCAAGCATATACATTGCGATGTGCTGTATCTGGATGCGGATGAGGAAACCCTGCTCAAGCGTTTCTCCGAAACCCGCCGTCGCCACCCGCTCAGCAGCCCGCATCGTTCCCTGGCCGAGGCCATTGAGGACGAAACGAAGCTGTTGGGGCCGATCATCGATCTGGCCGACCTCAAGATCAATACCACCAGCCTCAACCTGTACCAGCTACGCGACGCTATCAAGCTGCGCCTGCTGAACCAGCCTGAGCCCGGCACGGCGTTTCTCGTCGAGTCCTTTGGATTCAAGCGTGGCATGCCGGTAGACGCCGACCTGGTGTTCGATGTGCGTTGCCTGCCCAATCCTTATTGGAAGCCTGAACTGCGTGACCAATCAGGCCTGGATCAGCCGGTGATCGATTATCTGGCGGCGCAGCCGGATGTGCAGGATATGTTTCAGGACATCTCCAGCTACCTGCTCAAGTGGCTGCCGCGCTTCGCTGCAAGCAACCGCGCCTATGTCACCATCGCCATCGGCTGCACCGGAGGCCATCACCGTTCCGTCTACCTGACCGAACGCCTGGGCCAGGTGCTGCAACAAACCCTCAAGAATGTCCAGGTACGCCACCGCGACCTCAGCTGA
- a CDS encoding HPr family phosphocarrier protein: MPAREIEIINKLGLHARASAKFVGVAGQFPCKIRAGRTRESMVDGKSIMAMMMLAAGKGTKIHLETEGEQEEEAMKALEALINNFFDEGE, translated from the coding sequence ATGCCCGCACGTGAAATTGAAATCATCAACAAATTGGGCCTTCACGCCCGGGCCTCGGCCAAGTTCGTCGGTGTGGCCGGACAATTCCCTTGCAAGATCCGCGCAGGGCGTACCCGCGAGTCCATGGTCGACGGTAAAAGCATCATGGCCATGATGATGCTGGCAGCCGGCAAGGGCACCAAGATTCACCTTGAGACCGAAGGCGAGCAGGAAGAAGAGGCAATGAAGGCCTTGGAGGCGTTGATCAACAACTTCTTCGACGAAGGGGAATAA
- a CDS encoding ZIP family metal transporter, translated as MGTETLAIGSVRLFRYAFGSLLLLAGTALLVAHGLAWLDLEPRILRALQGGSICALGTALGAVPVLVIRRMPMALSDTLLGFGAGVMLAATAFSLIVPGIAAAEGLGLSPWAASGLVSSGIILGAFGLYLVDRKVSSASPEMLVGTPEQPVIPPRIWLFVFAIIAHNIPEGMAVGVSAGGGMPDADSLAMGIALQDVPEGLVIALVLAGAGMSRVKAFMVGAASGLVEPVFAVLCAWLVSLAEVLLPLGLALAAGAMLLVVTHEVIPESRRNGHEKLASLGLCIGFCLMMVMDTALG; from the coding sequence ATGGGCACTGAAACACTGGCGATTGGCAGCGTGCGATTGTTTCGCTATGCGTTTGGCTCGCTGCTGCTGTTGGCAGGCACTGCCTTGCTGGTGGCCCACGGGCTGGCTTGGCTCGATCTTGAGCCGCGCATCCTGCGTGCCTTACAGGGTGGTTCCATTTGCGCATTGGGCACGGCGCTGGGCGCGGTGCCGGTATTAGTGATTCGGCGCATGCCGATGGCCTTGAGCGATACCTTGCTGGGCTTTGGCGCTGGCGTGATGCTGGCAGCCACTGCGTTTTCGTTGATCGTGCCGGGGATTGCGGCAGCTGAAGGGCTGGGGCTGTCCCCCTGGGCCGCCAGTGGCCTGGTCAGTTCTGGCATCATCCTGGGCGCCTTCGGCCTTTATCTGGTTGACCGAAAGGTCTCAAGCGCCAGCCCGGAAATGCTGGTGGGTACGCCGGAGCAACCGGTGATCCCGCCGCGCATCTGGCTGTTCGTGTTCGCGATCATTGCCCATAACATTCCGGAGGGCATGGCCGTGGGCGTTTCCGCCGGGGGCGGCATGCCGGATGCCGACAGTCTGGCCATGGGCATCGCCTTGCAGGATGTACCCGAAGGCCTGGTGATAGCGTTGGTGCTGGCCGGCGCCGGGATGTCGCGGGTCAAGGCGTTCATGGTGGGTGCCGCCTCAGGCTTGGTCGAGCCAGTGTTCGCCGTGCTCTGCGCCTGGCTGGTAAGCCTGGCCGAGGTGCTGCTGCCCTTGGGCCTGGCCTTGGCGGCTGGGGCCATGCTGCTGGTGGTGACTCACGAAGTTATCCCGGAGTCGCGCCGCAATGGCCACGAAAAGCTCGCGAGCCTGGGGCTGTGTATCGGGTTTTGCTTGATGATGGTGATGGATACGGCGTTGGGATGA
- a CDS encoding superoxide dismutase, translating to MTYTLPALPYAYDALEPHIDAQTMEIHYTKHHQTYINNLNAAVEGTEFAAWPIEKLVSSVQQLPEKMRAAVINQGGGHANHSLFWAVMSPQGGGKPEGALSKAIDEQLGGFDNFKEAFTKAALTRFGSGWAWLSVTAQKTLVVESSGNQDSPLMSGNTPILGLDVWEHAYYLRYQNRRPEYINAFYSVINWPEVAARYQAALA from the coding sequence ATGACCTACACCTTGCCTGCCTTGCCCTATGCCTACGATGCCCTGGAACCGCATATCGATGCGCAAACCATGGAGATTCACTACACCAAGCATCACCAGACCTACATCAATAACTTGAACGCGGCGGTAGAGGGCACGGAGTTCGCCGCTTGGCCAATAGAGAAACTGGTGTCGAGTGTGCAGCAATTGCCGGAAAAAATGCGCGCGGCGGTGATCAACCAAGGCGGCGGCCACGCCAACCACTCATTGTTCTGGGCGGTAATGTCGCCTCAAGGTGGTGGCAAGCCCGAGGGCGCACTGAGCAAAGCGATTGATGAGCAGCTGGGCGGCTTCGACAACTTCAAGGAGGCGTTCACCAAAGCTGCGCTGACGCGTTTCGGCAGCGGCTGGGCCTGGCTGAGCGTCACTGCGCAAAAGACCCTGGTGGTGGAAAGCAGCGGCAACCAGGACAGCCCGTTGATGAGCGGTAACACCCCGATCCTTGGCCTGGATGTCTGGGAGCATGCCTATTACCTGCGTTATCAGAACCGCCGCCCGGAATACATCAATGCTTTCTACAGCGTTATCAACTGGCCGGAAGTCGCCGCCCGCTATCAGGCTGCTCTGGCCTGA